In Amaranthus tricolor cultivar Red isolate AtriRed21 chromosome 3, ASM2621246v1, whole genome shotgun sequence, a single window of DNA contains:
- the LOC130808191 gene encoding tryptophan synthase beta chain 1, producing MALANSTATLSTPLSKPYQPLTPLINSSSSLNLPSKSPKFSSIFCVMAPDTASAQENKDLGVIQRPDSFGRFGKFGGKYVPETLMYALSELESAFRKFSHDSDFQNELDGILKDYVGRETPLYFAERLTEHYKSVNGQGPDIYLKREDLNHTGAHKINNAVGQVLLAKKLGKTRIIAETGAGQHGVATATVCARFGLGCIVYMGAQDMERQALNVFRMRLLGAEVRAVHSGTATLKDATSEAIRDWVTNVETTHYILGSVAGPHPYPMMVRDFHAVIGKETRKQALEKWDGKPDVLVACVGGGSNAMGLFHEFVEDEDVRLIGVEAAGFGVDSGKHAATLTKGEVGVLHGAMSYLLQDDDGQIIEPHSISAGLDYPGVGPEHSFLKDLGRAEYVSVTDDEALEAFKRLSRLEGIIPALETSHALAYLEKLCPTLPNGTKVVVNCSGRGDKDVHTAIKHLKM from the exons ATGGCGTTAGCAAATTCTACAGCAACTCTCTCAACTCCTCTCTCTAAACCATACCAACCATTAACACCACTCAtcaattcttcttcttctcttaaTCTCCCTTCCAAATCCCCTAAATTCTCCTCTATTTTCTGTGTTATGGCTCCTGATACAGCTTCTGCTCAAGAGAACAAAGATTTGGGGGTTATTCAAAGACCTGATTCTTTTGGGAGGTTTGGTAAGTTTGGTGGAAAGTATGTTCCTGAAACTTTGATGTATGCCCTTTCTGAGCTTGAATCTGCTTTTCGCAAATTCTCCcatgattctgattttcag AATGAGCTCGATGGGATATTGAAAGATTACGTGGGAAGAGAAACTCCTCTATACTTTGCAGAAAGACTTACTGAGCATTACAAGTCTGTTAATGGTCAAGGGCCTGATATTTACCTTAAGAGAGAAGATTTGAATCACACTGGTGCTCACAAAATCAACAATGCTGTTGGCCAAGTTTTGCTTGCCAAGAAATTAGGAAAAACACGTATCATTGCTGAAACTGGAGCTGGTCAACACGGAGTTGCAACTGCAACTGTGTGTGCTAGATTTGGTTTGGGATGTATTGTTTACATGGGAGCACAAGATATGGAAAGACAAGCTTTGAATGTTTTCAGAATGCGTCTTCTTGGTGCTGAG GTTAGAGCCGTCCATTCCGGCACAGCCACCCTGAAGGATGCCACATCTGAAGCTATAAGAGATTGGGTCACTAATGTGGAGACGACGCACTATATTTTGGGGTCTGTTGCTGGCCCACATCCATACCCCATGATGGTCAGGGATTTCCATGCTGTAATTGGAAAAGAAACTAGGAAACAAGCATTGGAGAAATGGGATGGCAAGCCAGATGTACTGGTTGCATGTGTTGGAGGAGGCTCAAATGCCATGGGGCTCTTCCATGAGTTTGTTGAGGATGAAGATGTTAGGTTGATTGGTGTTGAGGCTGCGGGTTTCGGCGTAGATAGTGGGAAGCATGCAGCTACTTTGACTAAAGGGGAGGTTGGAGTTCTGCATGGAGCAATGAGCTACCTGTTGCAAGATGATGACGGACAGATAATAGAGCCTCATTCAATTAGTGCAGG CTTGGACTATCCTGGAGTTGGACCTGAGCATAGCTTTTTGAAAGATTTGGGTCGTGCTGAATATGTCAGTGTAACTGATGATGAGGCTCTGGAAG CGTTCAAGAGACTATCTCGACTGGAAGGCATTATCCCTGCTCTAGAAACGTCTCATGCGCTAGCTTATCTGGAGAAACTTTGTCCGACTCTTCCAAACGGCACTAAGGTGGTTGTGAATTGCAGTGGCAGGGGAGACAAGGATGTACACACAGCAATTAAGCATTTGAAGATGTGA